The Lycium ferocissimum isolate CSIRO_LF1 chromosome 10, AGI_CSIRO_Lferr_CH_V1, whole genome shotgun sequence genome window below encodes:
- the LOC132033495 gene encoding kinesin-like protein KIN-7N isoform X2 encodes MEKVCVAVRVRPARCNDENFNGTFWKVEDNRISLHKSLGTPISGVSYTFDHVFDQDCSNARVYDLLTKDVIHAALEGFNGTAFAYGQTSSGKTFTMNGTQNDPGIIQRAVNEIFQKIEMTTNREFLIRVSYMEIYNEDINDLFAVENQKLQIHESLDRGVFVAGLREEIVNDAEQVLELIQRGEVNRHFGETNMNVRSSRSHTIFRMVIESKGKHNPDDAVRVSVLNLVDLAGSERIAKTGAGGVRLKEGKHINKSLMILGNVINKLSEGGKQRGHIPYRDSKLTRILQPALGGNAKTSIICTVAPEEVHIEESKGTLQFASRAKRITNCVQVNEILNDAALLKRQKREIEELRMKLQGSHSEVLEQEILKLRNDLLTYELEREKLAMELEEERRSQKEREQCIIEQQKKIHNLSNLASASDSNGHATQEESGSSNNCQEDSFSTPCMKAVPNAFVAKRSQRTQQAEYSPMPDAFSNFADEDTWMKMNKGFVADLDSLHMTPAVKIQPSLPDDENEDLSIENYKQEVQDLRRRLELVSEERDELKRQHTEQVSVNKQLMSEVSELQQEALLIREIPQRLCESVTTCKDIYKEVFSVIQNFLGTDKSGVAKLLSTTSEIGTCLFATLESHFSEAMGSDKSSTGNNSSIEAQHIKVYDKLNRTISSLVLSEDEISGNPPLSSQNKDCTMRGEIACWKKKLDEDIKTIQEKYQKLEKELDANNQLLAASRDRYNSLEREFHLLKEERNVLMQNVSSSSEKLELVTNQNEKAFEDLNAEVKRRKDLEEEIKQFSAAFAFRQRSLISLRSDFESVIDNFKAQKLISVSRSPGL; translated from the exons ATGGAGAAGGTATGTGTAGCAGTGAGAGTTAGACCTGCTCGGTGTAACGACGAGAACTTCAATGGAACCTTCTGGAAGGTTGAAGACAATCGCATTTCCTTACACAAGTCTCTCGGCACTCCTATTTCCGGTGTCTCCTATACATTTG ATCATGTGTTCGATCAGGATTGTTCGAATGCTAGGGTTTATGACCTACTTACTAAGGATGTTATTCATGCTGCTCTTGAAGGTTTCAATG GAACTGCTTTTGCATATGGGCAGACCAGTAGTGGTAAAACTTTTACTATGAACGGCACTCAGAATGATCCAGGAATCATCCAGCGTGCAGTCAATGAGATATTTCAGAAAATTGAGATG ACGACTAATAGGGAGTTTCTGATTCGAGTCTCTTATATGGAAATCTACAATGAAGACATTAATGATCTTTTTGCTGTAGAGAACCAGAAACTGCAGATTCATGAAAGTTTGGAT CGTGGAGTTTTTGTTGCAGGACTGAGGGAGGAAATCGTAAATGATGCTGAGCAAGTACTTGAGCTCATTCAGCGAGGAGAAG TTAACAGGCATTTTGGTGAAACTAACATGAACGTTAGAAGCAGTAGATCTCACACCATCTTCAGGATG GTAATTGAAAGCAAAGGAAAGCATAATCCTGATGATGCTGTTCGTGTCTCTGTTTTG AATTTAGTAGATTTAGCTGGGTCTGAACGGATAGCCAAAACTGGAGCTGGGGGAGTTCGTCTGAAGGAAGGAAAGCACATTAACAAGAGTCTAATGATCCTTGGTAATGTTATCAATAAACTAAGTGAAGGTGGAAAGCAAAG GGGACACATTCCTTACCGTGACAGTAAACTCACTCGCATTCTTCAACCTGCTCTGGGTGGCAATGCTAAAACTTCAATAATTTGCACAGTAGCACCAGAAGAG GTTCACATAGAGGAATCAAAGGGCACACTCCAATTTGCTAGCAGAGCTAAACGGATCACCAACTGTGTTCAAGTGAATGAG ATACTAAATGATGCAGCCTTATTGAAGCGGCAAAAAAGGGAAATAGAGGAACTACGCATGAAACTTCAG GGATCACATTCCGAGGTGCTCGAGCAAGAGATACTGAAACTTAGAAATGATCTACTGACG TACGAATTAGAGCGAGAGAAGCTTGCCATGGAGTTGGAGGAGGAGAGAAGATCACAGAAAGAGCGAGAGCAATGCATTATTGAACAACAGAAAAAAATCCATAATCTCAGTAATCTTGCATCTGCCTCAGACTCTAATGGGCATGCTACACAG GAGGAAAGCGGTAGCAGTAACAATTGCCAGGAAGATTCTTTTAGTACGCCTTGTATGAAGGCGGTTCCCAATGCCTTTGTTGCTAAGAGATCACAACGGACTCAACAGGCAGAATACAGCCCTATGCCAGATGCCTTTAGCAATTTTGCAGATGAAGATACATGGATGAAAATGAATAAAGGCTTTGTTGCTGATCTTGATTCACTTCACATGACTCCTGCAGTGAAAATTCAACCATCTTTACccgatgatgaaaatgaa GATTTGTCAATAGAGAATTACAAACAAGAGGTACAGGATCTCAGAAGGCGGCTGGAACTTGTTTCAGAGGAAAGAGATGAACTTAAG AGACAACACACAGAACAAGTATCAGTAAATAAACAGCTCATGAGTGAGGTATCTGAACTCCAGCAAGAGGCACTCTTGATCCGTGAGATCCCTCAAAGATTGTGTGAGTCTGTGACAACTTGTAAAGATATATACAAGGAAGTCTTTTCAGTTATACAG AATTTTTTAGGTACGGACAAATCTGGAGTGGCCAAATTGCTCTCTACAACAAGTGAGATTGGTACTTGTCTTTTTGCAACTTTGGAATCTCACTTCTCGGAAGCTATGGGCAGTGATAAGTCCTCTACTGGAAATAATTCTTCAATTGAAGCGCAACATATCAAGGTTTATGATAAGTTGAATAGAACAATTTCATCACTTGTACTATCAGAGGATGAAATCTCAGGAAATCCACCACTCAGCTCCCAAAATAAG GACTGCACTATGCGTGGAGAGATTgcttgttggaagaagaaactGGATGAAGATATCAAAACAATCCAGGAAAAGTATCAGAAATTGGAAAAGGAGTTGGATGCCAATAATCAGCTTCTTGCTGCTTCCAGAGATAGATATAATAGCTTAGAAAGAGAGTTTCATCTCTTgaaagaagagaggaatgtgttgatGCAAAATGTTTCCTCTTCAAGTGAGAAGCTCGAACTGGTTACTAACCAAAACGAAAAGGCATTCGAAGATTTGAATGCCGAAGTTAAGAGGAGGAAAGACCTTGAAGAAGAGATTAAACAGTTTAGTGCTGCTTTTGCATTTCGACAGAGATCCCTGATCTCTCTTCGTAGTGACTTCGAATCTGTTATTGACAATTTTAAGGCACAGAAGCTTATTTCAGTATCCAGATCTCCTGGATTGTGA
- the LOC132033495 gene encoding kinesin-like protein KIN-7N isoform X1 yields the protein MEKVCVAVRVRPARCNDENFNGTFWKVEDNRISLHKSLGTPISGVSYTFDHVFDQDCSNARVYDLLTKDVIHAALEGFNGTAFAYGQTSSGKTFTMNGTQNDPGIIQRAVNEIFQKIEMTTNREFLIRVSYMEIYNEDINDLFAVENQKLQIHESLDRGVFVAGLREEIVNDAEQVLELIQRGEVNRHFGETNMNVRSSRSHTIFRMVIESKGKHNPDDAVRVSVLNLVDLAGSERIAKTGAGGVRLKEGKHINKSLMILGNVINKLSEGGKQRGHIPYRDSKLTRILQPALGGNAKTSIICTVAPEEVHIEESKGTLQFASRAKRITNCVQVNEILNDAALLKRQKREIEELRMKLQGSHSEVLEQEILKLRNDLLTYELEREKLAMELEEERRSQKEREQCIIEQQKKIHNLSNLASASDSNGHATQEESGSSNNCQEDSFSTPCMKAVPNAFVAKRSQRTQQAEYSPMPDAFSNFADEDTWMKMNKGFVADLDSLHMTPAVKIQPSLPDDENENFYQDLSIENYKQEVQDLRRRLELVSEERDELKRQHTEQVSVNKQLMSEVSELQQEALLIREIPQRLCESVTTCKDIYKEVFSVIQNFLGTDKSGVAKLLSTTSEIGTCLFATLESHFSEAMGSDKSSTGNNSSIEAQHIKVYDKLNRTISSLVLSEDEISGNPPLSSQNKDCTMRGEIACWKKKLDEDIKTIQEKYQKLEKELDANNQLLAASRDRYNSLEREFHLLKEERNVLMQNVSSSSEKLELVTNQNEKAFEDLNAEVKRRKDLEEEIKQFSAAFAFRQRSLISLRSDFESVIDNFKAQKLISVSRSPGL from the exons ATGGAGAAGGTATGTGTAGCAGTGAGAGTTAGACCTGCTCGGTGTAACGACGAGAACTTCAATGGAACCTTCTGGAAGGTTGAAGACAATCGCATTTCCTTACACAAGTCTCTCGGCACTCCTATTTCCGGTGTCTCCTATACATTTG ATCATGTGTTCGATCAGGATTGTTCGAATGCTAGGGTTTATGACCTACTTACTAAGGATGTTATTCATGCTGCTCTTGAAGGTTTCAATG GAACTGCTTTTGCATATGGGCAGACCAGTAGTGGTAAAACTTTTACTATGAACGGCACTCAGAATGATCCAGGAATCATCCAGCGTGCAGTCAATGAGATATTTCAGAAAATTGAGATG ACGACTAATAGGGAGTTTCTGATTCGAGTCTCTTATATGGAAATCTACAATGAAGACATTAATGATCTTTTTGCTGTAGAGAACCAGAAACTGCAGATTCATGAAAGTTTGGAT CGTGGAGTTTTTGTTGCAGGACTGAGGGAGGAAATCGTAAATGATGCTGAGCAAGTACTTGAGCTCATTCAGCGAGGAGAAG TTAACAGGCATTTTGGTGAAACTAACATGAACGTTAGAAGCAGTAGATCTCACACCATCTTCAGGATG GTAATTGAAAGCAAAGGAAAGCATAATCCTGATGATGCTGTTCGTGTCTCTGTTTTG AATTTAGTAGATTTAGCTGGGTCTGAACGGATAGCCAAAACTGGAGCTGGGGGAGTTCGTCTGAAGGAAGGAAAGCACATTAACAAGAGTCTAATGATCCTTGGTAATGTTATCAATAAACTAAGTGAAGGTGGAAAGCAAAG GGGACACATTCCTTACCGTGACAGTAAACTCACTCGCATTCTTCAACCTGCTCTGGGTGGCAATGCTAAAACTTCAATAATTTGCACAGTAGCACCAGAAGAG GTTCACATAGAGGAATCAAAGGGCACACTCCAATTTGCTAGCAGAGCTAAACGGATCACCAACTGTGTTCAAGTGAATGAG ATACTAAATGATGCAGCCTTATTGAAGCGGCAAAAAAGGGAAATAGAGGAACTACGCATGAAACTTCAG GGATCACATTCCGAGGTGCTCGAGCAAGAGATACTGAAACTTAGAAATGATCTACTGACG TACGAATTAGAGCGAGAGAAGCTTGCCATGGAGTTGGAGGAGGAGAGAAGATCACAGAAAGAGCGAGAGCAATGCATTATTGAACAACAGAAAAAAATCCATAATCTCAGTAATCTTGCATCTGCCTCAGACTCTAATGGGCATGCTACACAG GAGGAAAGCGGTAGCAGTAACAATTGCCAGGAAGATTCTTTTAGTACGCCTTGTATGAAGGCGGTTCCCAATGCCTTTGTTGCTAAGAGATCACAACGGACTCAACAGGCAGAATACAGCCCTATGCCAGATGCCTTTAGCAATTTTGCAGATGAAGATACATGGATGAAAATGAATAAAGGCTTTGTTGCTGATCTTGATTCACTTCACATGACTCCTGCAGTGAAAATTCAACCATCTTTACccgatgatgaaaatgaa AATTTCTACCAGGATTTGTCAATAGAGAATTACAAACAAGAGGTACAGGATCTCAGAAGGCGGCTGGAACTTGTTTCAGAGGAAAGAGATGAACTTAAG AGACAACACACAGAACAAGTATCAGTAAATAAACAGCTCATGAGTGAGGTATCTGAACTCCAGCAAGAGGCACTCTTGATCCGTGAGATCCCTCAAAGATTGTGTGAGTCTGTGACAACTTGTAAAGATATATACAAGGAAGTCTTTTCAGTTATACAG AATTTTTTAGGTACGGACAAATCTGGAGTGGCCAAATTGCTCTCTACAACAAGTGAGATTGGTACTTGTCTTTTTGCAACTTTGGAATCTCACTTCTCGGAAGCTATGGGCAGTGATAAGTCCTCTACTGGAAATAATTCTTCAATTGAAGCGCAACATATCAAGGTTTATGATAAGTTGAATAGAACAATTTCATCACTTGTACTATCAGAGGATGAAATCTCAGGAAATCCACCACTCAGCTCCCAAAATAAG GACTGCACTATGCGTGGAGAGATTgcttgttggaagaagaaactGGATGAAGATATCAAAACAATCCAGGAAAAGTATCAGAAATTGGAAAAGGAGTTGGATGCCAATAATCAGCTTCTTGCTGCTTCCAGAGATAGATATAATAGCTTAGAAAGAGAGTTTCATCTCTTgaaagaagagaggaatgtgttgatGCAAAATGTTTCCTCTTCAAGTGAGAAGCTCGAACTGGTTACTAACCAAAACGAAAAGGCATTCGAAGATTTGAATGCCGAAGTTAAGAGGAGGAAAGACCTTGAAGAAGAGATTAAACAGTTTAGTGCTGCTTTTGCATTTCGACAGAGATCCCTGATCTCTCTTCGTAGTGACTTCGAATCTGTTATTGACAATTTTAAGGCACAGAAGCTTATTTCAGTATCCAGATCTCCTGGATTGTGA
- the LOC132033496 gene encoding uncharacterized protein LOC132033496 isoform X1 produces MSKVLGEFLQEQQEPFTLELYLLERGQFRSKHLVSDGDFRCCSINSSTKFLKRSASCGGEKRRKVILKCSKIIKSVFNNLVAISHNQKKNLASEQHNNATTKNTNIADDDKFSSASSTTVFNSCSDISHAEEADNSSSPQAADGNCLHEKQVTEDRRKLRLDFLEESKQLSPVSVLEETESSDDDSPNVKKKKTEQECHKAKKQEEFSTPSVSNSWEKSPESQYIKNKKAMQQSRQLLFDCVKEVVENQKRKEEFQRILGAEQLWGLLLQNIMLWSQDSINETSINHLMHFDLLNSFEESSGIEEKWEIGKVVGDLIFVDISNEIALDMLNSSSSR; encoded by the exons ATGTCAAAGGTGCTTGGAGAATTCCTTCAAgaacaacaagaaccatttacCTTAGAACTCTATCTTCTTGAAAGAGGTCAATTTAGAAGCAAACACCTTGTTTCGGATGGCGATTTTCGGTGTTGTTCTATAAATTCTAGTACTAAGTTCTTGAAGAGATCAGCTAGCTGTGGTGgagagaagagaagaaaagtGATTCTTAAGTGttctaagataataaaatcTGTGTTTAACAATCTTGTTGCCATTAGCCATAACCAAAAAAAGAACTTGGCAAGTGAACAACACAACAATGCTACAACCAAGAATACTAATATTGCAGATGATGATAAATTTTCTTCAGCAAGTAGCACTACTGTGTTCAATTCTTGTTCAGATATTAGTCATGCAGAAGAAGCAGATAATTCATCATCACCACAAGCTGCAGATGGAAACTGTCTACACGAAAAACAG GTTACTGAAGACAGAAGAAAGCTAAGATtggattttcttgaagaaaGTAAGCAACTCAGCCCTGTGTCAGTTCTAGAAGAAACTGAATCTTCTGATGATGACTCTCCAAATGTTAAAA aaaaaaaaacagaacaAGAATGTCACAAGGCAAAGAAACAAGAGGAATTTTCAACCCCATCAGTTTCTAATTCATGGGAAAAAAGCCCTGAGTCTCAGTATATTAAAAACAAGAAAGCGATGCAACAATCAAGACAGCTACTTTTTGACTGTGTTAAGGAAGTTGTGGAGAAtcagaaaaggaaagaagaatttCAGAGAATTTTAGGAGCTGAGCAACTATGGGGGCTTCTATTACAGAATATTATGTTATGGAGTCAAGATTCTATAAATGAAACTAGTATTAACCACTTAATGCATTTTGATCTGTTGAATTCTTTTGAAGAGTCAAGTGGAATTGAGGAGAAATGGGAAATTGGTAAGGTGGTTGGTGATTTAATTTTTGTTGATATTAGCAATGAGATTGCACTAGACATGttgaattcttcttcttcaagatga
- the LOC132033496 gene encoding uncharacterized protein LOC132033496 isoform X2 — protein MSKVLGEFLQEQQEPFTLELYLLERGQFRSKHLVSDGDFRCCSINSSTKFLKRSASCGGEKRRKVILKCSKIIKSVFNNLVAISHNQKKNLASEQHNNATTKNTNIADDDKFSSASSTTVFNSCSDISHAEEADNSSSPQAADGNCLHEKQVTEDRRKLRLDFLEESKQLSPVSVLEETESSDDDSPNVKKQECHKAKKQEEFSTPSVSNSWEKSPESQYIKNKKAMQQSRQLLFDCVKEVVENQKRKEEFQRILGAEQLWGLLLQNIMLWSQDSINETSINHLMHFDLLNSFEESSGIEEKWEIGKVVGDLIFVDISNEIALDMLNSSSSR, from the exons ATGTCAAAGGTGCTTGGAGAATTCCTTCAAgaacaacaagaaccatttacCTTAGAACTCTATCTTCTTGAAAGAGGTCAATTTAGAAGCAAACACCTTGTTTCGGATGGCGATTTTCGGTGTTGTTCTATAAATTCTAGTACTAAGTTCTTGAAGAGATCAGCTAGCTGTGGTGgagagaagagaagaaaagtGATTCTTAAGTGttctaagataataaaatcTGTGTTTAACAATCTTGTTGCCATTAGCCATAACCAAAAAAAGAACTTGGCAAGTGAACAACACAACAATGCTACAACCAAGAATACTAATATTGCAGATGATGATAAATTTTCTTCAGCAAGTAGCACTACTGTGTTCAATTCTTGTTCAGATATTAGTCATGCAGAAGAAGCAGATAATTCATCATCACCACAAGCTGCAGATGGAAACTGTCTACACGAAAAACAG GTTACTGAAGACAGAAGAAAGCTAAGATtggattttcttgaagaaaGTAAGCAACTCAGCCCTGTGTCAGTTCTAGAAGAAACTGAATCTTCTGATGATGACTCTCCAAATGTTAAAA aacaAGAATGTCACAAGGCAAAGAAACAAGAGGAATTTTCAACCCCATCAGTTTCTAATTCATGGGAAAAAAGCCCTGAGTCTCAGTATATTAAAAACAAGAAAGCGATGCAACAATCAAGACAGCTACTTTTTGACTGTGTTAAGGAAGTTGTGGAGAAtcagaaaaggaaagaagaatttCAGAGAATTTTAGGAGCTGAGCAACTATGGGGGCTTCTATTACAGAATATTATGTTATGGAGTCAAGATTCTATAAATGAAACTAGTATTAACCACTTAATGCATTTTGATCTGTTGAATTCTTTTGAAGAGTCAAGTGGAATTGAGGAGAAATGGGAAATTGGTAAGGTGGTTGGTGATTTAATTTTTGTTGATATTAGCAATGAGATTGCACTAGACATGttgaattcttcttcttcaagatga
- the LOC132033496 gene encoding uncharacterized protein LOC132033496 isoform X3 produces MLQPRILILQMMINFLQQVALLCSILVQILVMQKKQIIHHHHKLQMETVYTKNRLQVTEDRRKLRLDFLEESKQLSPVSVLEETESSDDDSPNVKKQECHKAKKQEEFSTPSVSNSWEKSPESQYIKNKKAMQQSRQLLFDCVKEVVENQKRKEEFQRILGAEQLWGLLLQNIMLWSQDSINETSINHLMHFDLLNSFEESSGIEEKWEIGKVVGDLIFVDISNEIALDMLNSSSSR; encoded by the exons ATGCTACAACCAAGAATACTAATATTGCAGATGATGATAAATTTTCTTCAGCAAGTAGCACTACTGTGTTCAATTCTTGTTCAGATATTAGTCATGCAGAAGAAGCAGATAATTCATCATCACCACAAGCTGCAGATGGAAACTGTCTACACGAAAAACAG GTTACAGGTTACTGAAGACAGAAGAAAGCTAAGATtggattttcttgaagaaaGTAAGCAACTCAGCCCTGTGTCAGTTCTAGAAGAAACTGAATCTTCTGATGATGACTCTCCAAATGTTAAAA aacaAGAATGTCACAAGGCAAAGAAACAAGAGGAATTTTCAACCCCATCAGTTTCTAATTCATGGGAAAAAAGCCCTGAGTCTCAGTATATTAAAAACAAGAAAGCGATGCAACAATCAAGACAGCTACTTTTTGACTGTGTTAAGGAAGTTGTGGAGAAtcagaaaaggaaagaagaatttCAGAGAATTTTAGGAGCTGAGCAACTATGGGGGCTTCTATTACAGAATATTATGTTATGGAGTCAAGATTCTATAAATGAAACTAGTATTAACCACTTAATGCATTTTGATCTGTTGAATTCTTTTGAAGAGTCAAGTGGAATTGAGGAGAAATGGGAAATTGGTAAGGTGGTTGGTGATTTAATTTTTGTTGATATTAGCAATGAGATTGCACTAGACATGttgaattcttcttcttcaagatga